ATGAGGCTCAGCTGGGCCTCGCTCAGCTGATATTTGGACAGTAGCTCATTGAACTCCTCCACAGGCAGGTTGATGATTTTGTCATTGGTGAAAGGGATCTTCATGGCTCGGGCTCGATGCTCATCCCGGCTCATCTGCTTATCTAAGAAGTCGGCCTGCTTCTCCTTACTGCCTTTCTTGAGGGTGCTGGGTGGCGGCAGGTCAGCAGAGTCGAGGGCACTGGGCACCATGTTGTATGTGTGGTTGTGGCCCACGTGCTCCAAGTATGGCAGGCAGGAGAGCTGAGACGGATCCTGATAGCTCATGCGGCAGATCTTGGAATACTCAGGCTGGTAGCCCACCGCACCCTCGGCCTCATCCAGATCCAGGGTCTCAGAGTCAGAGCTGTAGCCGACTGCACCTTCCTCTgaaaaggaggaagaggctgaggaagaagctgaggaagaggaggaagaagaggaggaagaggaagaagagctgCCTTCAGAGCTGCTCAGGGAGGAAGGGCTATGGCTCGAGTCCAGGGAGAGGCCTGAGTCAGAGTCAAATTCCTCTTCGAGCTGGGAGGCCTGCACAGGGTTAAAGCCTTCTTCGATGGCCAGATCCATGAGGCTGATCTCGTCCAGCATGGCTTCGTCTAAGAGGCCCCCCAAGGGGTCGGGCAGCTCTGGGCCTGCAGTGTCGTTGGTGGTGCTGTTGAGCTGGGGGGGGAAGAAGAGCCCCGCCAGGCTGGTGGAGCCAAAGGTGGAGTTGAGGCTGGTGGAATTGCTGGGGACCAGAGGGAGCAGCGTGGAGCTGCCGGCGACAGGCAGGCCCTCCCCCTCCGGGCTGAAGAGTGAGAAGTCCTGGCTGCAGCCCCCCAGGGATGCCTGATGCAGGCTGACGTTCTGATTGATGGGAGTGTTTGGGGCAAGGCTGTAGTTGGTGTTCAGTGGGTCTCCAGGAGGGGCGTGGTACAGGATTTCACTTGTTGACGTATTCACTTCCATGGCCTAGAGGGGAGAAGAGCATCACAGCTCATTCTGCTCCTCAGAGCCCCTCCCGAGATGAGGGGCCGGTCGCACACACTGCAGGCACCAACAGAGCCGCAGCAGCGGTGGGATAAAGGCAAGAGATTGGAAACTGGAGTCCAGTGTCAGCTCCTGGTCCACCAGGCCTGGCAGGGATGGCTTCCTTCCCATGGTCGCCACCCCAGATACAGGAACTGACTTGCTCCTGGTCATGTCTGGCCAGACTCTCCATCTTGGAGAGTAAGAAAACACAAAGTACCCCTCCACTACAAAATCAGCACAGTGAAAACCACCAGACTTAAAAGTCCAAAAACCTAGCTACACCACTTGCTCTGTGACCatgggcaaatcacttaacctctctgagcttcagtttcctcacttttAAAATACATCGGCCAACTAGATAATGGTGAAGGCCAAATGACAATGGCTGTGAAGCAACTATTATTAATGCTGCCCCTCCACAGCACCTGGCCAAGTGACTATCTgcctgaaggaaaggaagaaggcacACCCAAACCCCACCCCCAACCTACTCCCCCTCACCCCAAGGTGACACCTAGACAGGTTACCTCTCAGTGTCCCCACTTATCTACGGGCCAGACAGATCCACATGTGCTACTCTTTCTTTTCCCCAGAGGTGAAAAAGCAATTGCATGCTAAGACACCCTCCATGAAAGCTGAGGTCTCTGTGCCTTTTCGGATGATCCTACCTGCATTTCCATGATGGACATGAGATCTTGCCACTGCTGTTCCAAATCAAATGGCGACTCTGTCCCCGTCAGGAGAGGAGACAAAAGGTTGCTTTGAAGAGCTGGAGGCTCACTCTCACTAGGCACTGTTTCTGTTACACTGGAAACATCTGCTGGAAACTGGGGTTAAAACATAGAGGCTTTAACAGAGGAGAAACACAGACCATGTCCTGCTTTCCTCCCAGGGACTACCACTTGCTTCtctgttccttccttcctctgaATTCACCCCCAACAACCAGGACAAGGCCAGACTGAGGGCTGACACCTCAGCCCGCCATGGAGGGAACATGCCATGTGCAGGCTACCCTGCTCAGTGGCCTCTCCCTGGAGTCCTGCTCACCTCAGCATTCTCCCCAAAGGGGCAGGTGGCCTCCAGCAGCCTAAGGCACTCTTCCAGGGACAGGGCCGTCTGGTCCTCCCCACCAGGCACCTGTGGCAACAGAACTGTAAGTCTGGCTGATCTGGGCCTTAGTTGCCTATAGGCTTTCCAGTGGGAAACTGAATGAGGCTCTGGATGGTAGCAGTCCTGCAATCTCCCTCCCATTCCTGGGATAACAGTTGGCCCTGGGTCCCCAACTCCggggaaaaaagaagggagagcaGAAGAGTTCTGAAGTAAGAATGCTAGATGCTTTGCCGCATTTGTGCTGTTGCCAGGGCCTGGCCCTCTGCTTCTGCTGCTCATCTACTCCCCCTTCAGCCCAGCCACTGGGACTTAAAAGAGACCCCAACTCAAAATGTACATTCAAGTTCATCCCACAGACATAACCTGCCTTCCTTAAGGGAAAGTTCCTGGAAGAACTCCACCCcactttgtgtgttttgtatggATAGGGAGAAATAAGAGAGGCCAATGGGCAAAAGTGATGTTACCTGTGCAGGGAAGCTCTCCCCAGTTTCTCCATCCACTAGCAGGCTTCGCGCCAGAGCCTCTGCACCCTCGCCCGGCCAGGTATCCCCCTGCTCTCCTCCATCTCGCAGCTCCTTATCCACATCATGCTCCTTCTGGCGATGACTATAGTCAAATATCTCACGCCCAGCCCCCAGATCAATATCCTGTCGCCAAAGGATGTCAATCAGATCTATGTCCTGAAAGACAGACCATGATGACTTTAGCCCTTGGGCCCCAGAGCCTCCTACCATCACTCTGATCAGTCCTAGGTGGGGCCCTTCCTAGCCCTACACCTGCTAACCACTTCCCCTGACCCCTTGGCACCAGCGAGGTTTCATCCATCCATTTCCAGATACGCTCCCTGCTCCAAGCAAAATGAGAGCGGCTAGTAAAACCACAGGCACAGCCATCACCATGTAGGTCTGTGGCTGCGGACCTGGACCTGAGACACACCCAGGCCAAGAGGTGGGGCCACTTCACCCCTGCATAAGGCGGCAGGGGACAGGTGGAAAAGGGTGACACTTCTCACTGGGACTGGTAACCCCTTAAAACTCAGCTTGTAGGAAGCTAGCCATGGCAAGCAAGGGCGAACTGTCATGCAGAATTGCTCCCCAAAGGCCAGGCTTGCATCAGCCTATGGTGCCATTTCATTTGCataaaggggtggggtgggatggagaGGAAAATCCCTGCATTTCCAGCCACCTGATGCAACCAATGACAAGGACAGGCTCCCTCcagcccttccccttccctggcTGAGAGCAAGGATAGGTTGAATACCCACAACTCTTAAAACCCAGGCTCACCTCAAGATCCATCCTGCCAGAACTCCCATTCTCAGCTGATCCTAGCAAGCTGCCTCTATCCCAGGAGAGCCTCAGGCAGAGTCAGATGATCCCCACCGGCCACCCACCCCTGCCAAAGCAAGCCCCACTGTGTCCCCTCAGTGCTCTCCCACCCTTCCTTACCAGACCCCAGGACCCATGACTTCCAGTCTGTCAACCTACTCAAGGACACAATCCCATCACTCCTTAGCCACGACTGCCGCCTTAGGCACCAAAGTACCTCCCTTCCGCTCTGCCCTGGTGGCTCCTGATCAGTTCCTGCACCAATTGCCTCCCCCATCACCACCAGCATAGAATTGCCAATATACAAGTTCAGGCTTCCTATACATGCCAGCCCTGTGGCTTGAGCCCTCCCCACAAGCATGAAGAAACGCTCAACTGTTGCCTTCCATTCAACGGTTAAAAAGCAGACCCTTTCCAGAAAGCAACATCCCCCTTCCCTAGTCAGAACCGGGCATCCCTTGCCCACCATACCCCTCCCTGATCCTAAGACCTCCCAGCTGTGCCTCTCCCTACAGTCTCGCCACACACACCAACCTGAACTGAAGCCCTGGACCCAGGAGCAGAGCGGGGCTGG
This genomic stretch from Dasypus novemcinctus isolate mDasNov1 chromosome 21, mDasNov1.1.hap2, whole genome shotgun sequence harbors:
- the NFE2L1 gene encoding endoplasmic reticulum membrane sensor NFE2L1 isoform X1, which produces MLSLKKYLTEGLLQFTILLSLIGVRVDVDTYLTSQLPPLREIILGPSSAYTQTQFHNLRNTLDGYGIHPKSIDLDNYFTARRLLSQVRALDRFQVPTTEVNAWLVHRDPEGSVSGSQPSSGLALESSSGLQDVTGPDNGVRESETEQGFSEDLEDLGAVAPPVSGDLTKEDIDLIDILWRQDIDLGAGREIFDYSHRQKEHDVDKELRDGGEQGDTWPGEGAEALARSLLVDGETGESFPAQVPGGEDQTALSLEECLRLLEATCPFGENAEFPADVSSVTETVPSESEPPALQSNLLSPLLTGTESPFDLEQQWQDLMSIMEMQAMEVNTSTSEILYHAPPGDPLNTNYSLAPNTPINQNVSLHQASLGGCSQDFSLFSPEGEGLPVAGSSTLLPLVPSNSTSLNSTFGSTSLAGLFFPPQLNSTTNDTAGPELPDPLGGLLDEAMLDEISLMDLAIEEGFNPVQASQLEEEFDSDSGLSLDSSHSPSSLSSSEGSSSSSSSSSSSSSSASSSASSSFSEEGAVGYSSDSETLDLDEAEGAVGYQPEYSKICRMSYQDPSQLSCLPYLEHVGHNHTYNMVPSALDSADLPPPSTLKKGSKEKQADFLDKQMSRDEHRARAMKIPFTNDKIINLPVEEFNELLSKYQLSEAQLSLIRDIRRRGKNKMAAQNCRKRKLDTILNLERDVEDLQRDKARLLREKVEFLRSLRQMKQKVQSLYQEVFGRLRDENGRPYSPSQYALQYAGDGSVLLIPRTLADQQARRQERKPKDRRK
- the NFE2L1 gene encoding endoplasmic reticulum membrane sensor NFE2L1 isoform X3, which codes for MLSLKKYLTEGLLQFTILLSLIGVRVDVDTYLTSQLPPLREIILGPSSAYTQTQFHNLRNTLDGYGIHPKSIDLDNYFTARRLLSQVRALDRFQVPTTEVNAWLVHRDPEGSVSGSQPSSGLALESSSGLQDVTGPDNGVRESETEQGFSEDLEDLGAVAPPVSGDLTKEDIDLIDILWRQDIDLGAGREIFDYSHRQKEHDVDKELRDGGEQGDTWPGEGAEALARSLLVDGETGESFPAQFPADVSSVTETVPSESEPPALQSNLLSPLLTGTESPFDLEQQWQDLMSIMEMQAMEVNTSTSEILYHAPPGDPLNTNYSLAPNTPINQNVSLHQASLGGCSQDFSLFSPEGEGLPVAGSSTLLPLVPSNSTSLNSTFGSTSLAGLFFPPQLNSTTNDTAGPELPDPLGGLLDEAMLDEISLMDLAIEEGFNPVQASQLEEEFDSDSGLSLDSSHSPSSLSSSEGSSSSSSSSSSSSSSASSSASSSFSEEGAVGYSSDSETLDLDEAEGAVGYQPEYSKICRMSYQDPSQLSCLPYLEHVGHNHTYNMVPSALDSADLPPPSTLKKGSKEKQADFLDKQMSRDEHRARAMKIPFTNDKIINLPVEEFNELLSKYQLSEAQLSLIRDIRRRGKNKMAAQNCRKRKLDTILNLERDVEDLQRDKARLLREKVEFLRSLRQMKQKVQSLYQEVFGRLRDENGRPYSPSQYALQYAGDGSVLLIPRTLADQQARRQERKPKDRRK
- the NFE2L1 gene encoding endoplasmic reticulum membrane sensor NFE2L1 isoform X4 encodes the protein MLSLKKYLTEGLLQFTILLSLIGVRVDVDTYLTSQLPPLREIILGPSSAYTQTQFHNLRNTLDGYGIHPKSIDLDNYFTARRLLSQVRALDRFQVPTTEVNAWLVHRDPEGSVSGSQPSSGLALESSSGLQDVTGPDNGVRESETEQGFSEDLEDLGAVAPPVSGDLTKEDIDLGAGREIFDYSHRQKEHDVDKELRDGGEQGDTWPGEGAEALARSLLVDGETGESFPAQFPADVSSVTETVPSESEPPALQSNLLSPLLTGTESPFDLEQQWQDLMSIMEMQAMEVNTSTSEILYHAPPGDPLNTNYSLAPNTPINQNVSLHQASLGGCSQDFSLFSPEGEGLPVAGSSTLLPLVPSNSTSLNSTFGSTSLAGLFFPPQLNSTTNDTAGPELPDPLGGLLDEAMLDEISLMDLAIEEGFNPVQASQLEEEFDSDSGLSLDSSHSPSSLSSSEGSSSSSSSSSSSSSSASSSASSSFSEEGAVGYSSDSETLDLDEAEGAVGYQPEYSKICRMSYQDPSQLSCLPYLEHVGHNHTYNMVPSALDSADLPPPSTLKKGSKEKQADFLDKQMSRDEHRARAMKIPFTNDKIINLPVEEFNELLSKYQLSEAQLSLIRDIRRRGKNKMAAQNCRKRKLDTILNLERDVEDLQRDKARLLREKVEFLRSLRQMKQKVQSLYQEVFGRLRDENGRPYSPSQYALQYAGDGSVLLIPRTLADQQARRQERKPKDRRK
- the NFE2L1 gene encoding endoplasmic reticulum membrane sensor NFE2L1 isoform X2, whose translation is MLSLKKYLTEGLLQFTILLSLIGVRVDVDTYLTSQLPPLREIILGPSSAYTQTQFHNLRNTLDGYGIHPKSIDLDNYFTARRLLSQVRALDRFQVPTTEVNAWLVHRDPEGSVSGSQPSSGLALESSSGLQDVTGPDNGVRESETEQGFSEDLEDLGAVAPPVSGDLTKEDIDLGAGREIFDYSHRQKEHDVDKELRDGGEQGDTWPGEGAEALARSLLVDGETGESFPAQVPGGEDQTALSLEECLRLLEATCPFGENAEFPADVSSVTETVPSESEPPALQSNLLSPLLTGTESPFDLEQQWQDLMSIMEMQAMEVNTSTSEILYHAPPGDPLNTNYSLAPNTPINQNVSLHQASLGGCSQDFSLFSPEGEGLPVAGSSTLLPLVPSNSTSLNSTFGSTSLAGLFFPPQLNSTTNDTAGPELPDPLGGLLDEAMLDEISLMDLAIEEGFNPVQASQLEEEFDSDSGLSLDSSHSPSSLSSSEGSSSSSSSSSSSSSSASSSASSSFSEEGAVGYSSDSETLDLDEAEGAVGYQPEYSKICRMSYQDPSQLSCLPYLEHVGHNHTYNMVPSALDSADLPPPSTLKKGSKEKQADFLDKQMSRDEHRARAMKIPFTNDKIINLPVEEFNELLSKYQLSEAQLSLIRDIRRRGKNKMAAQNCRKRKLDTILNLERDVEDLQRDKARLLREKVEFLRSLRQMKQKVQSLYQEVFGRLRDENGRPYSPSQYALQYAGDGSVLLIPRTLADQQARRQERKPKDRRK